From a single Planctellipticum variicoloris genomic region:
- a CDS encoding alpha-E domain-containing protein: protein MLSRVASSIYWMARYVERAENLARFIDVTLNVILDHSTEEQWEPLVRATGDTEYFREHYGEFSSENVRHFLTFDRDYPHSIFSSVSRARENARTVREAISSEAWETLNEFYLFVKQAADPGVSAANSEFYSEVKKQSHLFSGVFDSTMSRDKGWYFANIGRFVERADKISRILDVKYFTLLPDVSSVGTTVDDLLWSAVLRSVSGFEMFRKRYHTITIHRIVDFLVLNTRFPRAIHYCVRTAARSLNQVGGPEFNSNPALQLAGEIEQRLAVTTNDTIINGGLHEFIDTLQIDLNRLGSAINETYFGRRRTPVDPSMRQSQWSD from the coding sequence ATGCTGAGCCGGGTCGCGAGTTCAATTTACTGGATGGCTCGCTACGTGGAACGCGCCGAGAATCTCGCACGATTCATCGACGTCACGCTCAACGTGATCCTCGATCACAGCACCGAAGAGCAGTGGGAGCCGCTCGTCCGCGCCACGGGAGACACCGAGTACTTTCGCGAACACTACGGCGAGTTTTCGTCCGAGAACGTCCGACATTTCCTGACCTTCGACCGCGACTATCCGCACTCGATCTTTTCTTCCGTCAGCCGGGCCCGCGAAAACGCCCGGACCGTCCGCGAAGCGATCTCCTCGGAAGCGTGGGAAACTCTCAACGAGTTCTACTTGTTTGTCAAACAGGCGGCCGACCCCGGCGTCTCCGCCGCGAACTCGGAATTCTACAGCGAAGTCAAAAAACAGAGCCACCTCTTCAGCGGGGTCTTCGACAGCACTATGTCGCGCGACAAGGGCTGGTACTTCGCCAACATCGGCCGCTTCGTCGAACGGGCCGACAAGATCAGCCGCATCCTCGACGTCAAATACTTCACGCTGCTGCCGGACGTCTCCTCCGTCGGCACGACCGTCGACGACCTGCTGTGGTCGGCGGTGCTCCGCTCGGTCAGCGGCTTCGAAATGTTCCGCAAACGCTACCACACGATCACAATTCACCGGATCGTCGATTTCCTGGTCTTGAACACCCGCTTCCCGCGCGCCATTCACTACTGCGTCCGCACCGCAGCAAGATCGCTGAACCAGGTCGGCGGCCCGGAATTCAATTCCAATCCCGCCCTGCAGCTCGCCGGCGAAATCGAACAGCGCCTCGCCGTGACGACCAATGACACGATCATCAACGGCGGCCTGCACGAATTCATCGACACGTTGCAGATCGATCTGAATCGACTCGGATCGGCGATTAACGAAACCTACTTCGGCCGCCGCCGGACCCCCGTCGATCCATCCATGCGACAGAGCCAGTGGTCCGACTGA
- the xrtE gene encoding exosortase E/protease, VPEID-CTERM system: MLARLIAGVSLLAGEWLLVSLLFDTGDMNTGREWWAIVVRKGPVLVQIGVGAGLLLCAGLWWSLRPSFRERSRPNWNWLAAHLASFVVLLLALRFVLSAELRTAADPGRWVAGTGVLALVTAGLWFRAMIPAARMPDAWRGIGVAGLLAAPAGVLAWGAGRAARELWLALPDATLRFAEPLLRLTGGEVICRPNELVIGLETFSVTVSEDCSGYQGIGLIWLFLAVYLWVFREGLRFPQALLLIPLGTLAVYVMNVVRIVALVLLGAYVSPGLALEAFHAQAGWMAFDAVGIALVLLTQRTSFLSRNVPGAAVNEPGRDATVWYVAPFLVLVASAIGTAAFSNDPALWYPARISAAALTLLLFQQHYGELRTLWSWEAVGYGLIVGGLWLLLEPAETGSGRIDLPSAWSPIAVDAWWGFRLAGTIVVVPLVEELAFRGYLMRRMDSLYFERVSLQVVSWKGMIGSSVLFGLLHPGHWVAGTVAGLLFAAAVQRRGRLLDGVVAHGVANALVAGVAVATGRHGLLT, from the coding sequence TTGCTGGCGCGATTGATCGCCGGCGTGTCCCTGCTGGCGGGCGAATGGCTGCTGGTGAGCCTGCTGTTCGACACTGGCGACATGAATACCGGTCGCGAATGGTGGGCGATCGTCGTTCGGAAGGGGCCGGTTCTGGTGCAGATCGGCGTCGGCGCCGGCCTGCTGCTGTGCGCGGGGCTGTGGTGGTCGCTAAGGCCGTCGTTTCGCGAACGGTCGCGCCCCAACTGGAACTGGCTGGCGGCGCACCTGGCGAGTTTCGTCGTGCTGCTGCTGGCGCTGCGCTTTGTCCTGAGCGCCGAATTGCGGACTGCCGCCGACCCGGGACGCTGGGTGGCGGGGACCGGTGTGCTGGCGCTGGTCACCGCCGGGCTCTGGTTCCGGGCCATGATTCCGGCGGCACGGATGCCCGACGCCTGGCGCGGCATCGGGGTCGCCGGCCTGCTGGCCGCGCCGGCTGGCGTACTGGCCTGGGGGGCCGGGCGGGCCGCGCGCGAGCTGTGGCTGGCGCTGCCGGACGCGACGCTGCGGTTCGCCGAGCCACTCCTGCGGCTGACGGGCGGTGAGGTGATCTGCCGCCCGAACGAGCTCGTCATCGGGCTGGAAACGTTTTCGGTGACGGTGTCGGAGGACTGCTCGGGGTATCAGGGGATCGGGCTGATCTGGCTGTTTCTGGCGGTCTATCTGTGGGTGTTTCGCGAAGGGCTGCGGTTTCCCCAGGCGCTGCTGCTGATTCCGCTGGGGACGCTGGCGGTCTATGTGATGAACGTCGTGCGAATCGTAGCGCTCGTGCTGTTGGGGGCCTATGTCTCGCCGGGATTGGCGCTGGAAGCGTTTCATGCGCAGGCGGGATGGATGGCGTTCGATGCGGTGGGGATCGCACTGGTGCTGCTGACGCAGCGGACGTCGTTCCTGTCCCGGAATGTTCCGGGCGCGGCAGTCAACGAACCCGGGCGCGACGCCACCGTGTGGTATGTCGCGCCTTTCCTGGTGCTGGTCGCCAGCGCAATCGGGACGGCGGCATTCAGCAACGACCCGGCGTTGTGGTATCCGGCGCGGATCTCCGCCGCGGCGCTGACGCTGTTGCTGTTCCAGCAGCACTACGGCGAACTGCGCACGTTGTGGTCCTGGGAAGCGGTGGGGTATGGACTGATCGTCGGGGGGCTGTGGCTGCTGCTGGAGCCCGCAGAAACCGGTTCCGGGCGAATCGACCTGCCGTCGGCCTGGTCGCCGATTGCCGTCGATGCCTGGTGGGGATTTCGACTGGCCGGGACGATCGTGGTGGTGCCGCTGGTCGAAGAGCTGGCGTTTCGCGGGTATCTGATGCGCCGGATGGACAGCTTGTATTTCGAGCGAGTGTCGCTGCAGGTCGTTTCGTGGAAGGGGATGATCGGCTCCTCGGTCCTGTTCGGCCTGCTCCATCCGGGGCACTGGGTTGCTGGAACCGTTGCGGGACTGCTCTTTGCGGCTGCCGTCCAGCGCAGGGGACGGCTCCTGGATGGCGTGGTCGCGCACGGCGTGGCGAATGCGCTGGTTGCCGGCGTGGCCGTGGCGACCGGACGGCACGGCCTGCTAACGTAA
- the menC gene encoding o-succinylbenzoate synthase translates to MRIDRIELFHVAMPLIFPWRTAYGEDAAVESVLCRLTSGSVSAWGESSPFAAPCYSPEWAGGVFAVCRDWLGPTLLHQNIPSGADLQQRLGMFKGNPFAKAVLDTAWWNLQSRIENRPLHELLGATRETVAVGADFGVMDSLDDLLAGVGKAVDEGFPRIKLKFRPGWDRDMVAAVRRQYPRQTIHIDCNSGYSLADVPLFQSLDEFELAMIEQPLPYDDVLDHAALQRQIRTPVCLDESVTSLRVARQALDQQSCRFVNVKPGRVGGLTPAVQIHDLCAQAGIPCWVGGMLESAVGASTCVALAMLPNFTYPADIFPSSRFYVADLADPAIELVRDAAGLPAVRALRQSPEPVPSRLDRCIRQSAVLG, encoded by the coding sequence ATGCGCATTGATCGCATCGAACTCTTCCACGTGGCTATGCCACTGATCTTCCCCTGGCGGACCGCCTACGGCGAAGATGCCGCCGTCGAGTCGGTCCTCTGCCGGCTGACCAGCGGGTCCGTCTCCGCATGGGGCGAAAGCAGCCCCTTTGCAGCCCCCTGCTACAGCCCCGAATGGGCGGGAGGCGTCTTCGCCGTCTGCCGCGACTGGCTCGGCCCCACCCTGCTCCATCAGAACATCCCGTCCGGAGCCGACCTGCAGCAGCGGCTGGGGATGTTCAAGGGAAATCCCTTCGCCAAAGCGGTTCTCGACACCGCCTGGTGGAATCTCCAGTCGCGAATCGAGAATCGGCCGCTGCACGAACTCCTCGGCGCGACGCGGGAGACCGTCGCCGTCGGCGCCGACTTCGGCGTGATGGACTCCCTCGACGATCTGCTCGCCGGAGTCGGGAAGGCGGTCGACGAGGGCTTTCCCCGCATCAAGCTCAAGTTCCGCCCCGGCTGGGACCGCGACATGGTCGCCGCCGTCCGCCGGCAGTACCCGCGGCAGACGATCCACATCGACTGCAACAGCGGATATTCGCTGGCCGACGTGCCTCTGTTTCAAAGCCTCGACGAATTCGAGCTGGCGATGATCGAACAGCCCCTCCCCTACGACGACGTCCTCGATCACGCCGCACTCCAGCGGCAGATCCGGACGCCAGTCTGCCTCGACGAAAGCGTGACCAGCCTCCGCGTCGCCCGGCAGGCGCTCGACCAGCAGAGCTGCCGGTTCGTCAACGTCAAACCGGGACGCGTCGGCGGACTGACGCCCGCCGTGCAGATCCACGACTTGTGCGCTCAGGCCGGGATTCCCTGCTGGGTCGGCGGCATGCTGGAAAGCGCGGTTGGGGCGTCGACCTGCGTGGCTCTGGCCATGCTGCCGAACTTCACCTACCCGGCCGACATTTTCCCGTCCAGCCGGTTCTACGTCGCAGATCTGGCCGACCCGGCGATCGAACTGGTCCGGGACGCCGCCGGACTCCCGGCAGTCCGCGCACTCCGCCAGTCCCCCGAACCGGTCCCCTCCCGGCTGGACCGGTGCATCCGTCAATCGGCCGTGTTAGGCTGA
- a CDS encoding acyltransferase family protein, with the protein MRFALLDPLRGLAALWVFCFHLGFSEEFQHKLPWIYQILRHGELGVPMFFVISGFCITAAACKTLETGRTPGDFMKRRAWRIYPPFWCSIAVTVAVPFVIEFLSSLKTGTYTAPSASHLNYGFLTYSVWDWLRLTTLVQVFQYVPEATSLQYKFTTINAVYWTLAIEVQFYLAMAAAVATGRFYAATLWLITAAAIASQWVPGAGLSGLFLPYWPMFAVGIAVYWIIARLQFPKLGPNPVVRSIAAILATALVIALLTLLTFEVSLLPIAFAAGFGVFLLALNVFDEPYAELFVGSRFRAIRIAAWLTGAVGAMSYSLYLLHGRLRFLAMQPLRQFFPENSIAFDVSVIGLTSLMCYAFYLCCERPFIPGAKSRATVRGPLPATAVSATIPVRNPDFPI; encoded by the coding sequence ATGCGATTCGCACTGCTCGATCCCTTGCGAGGTTTAGCCGCGCTGTGGGTCTTCTGCTTTCATCTGGGGTTCTCGGAGGAATTTCAGCACAAGCTGCCATGGATCTACCAGATTCTGCGGCACGGGGAACTCGGCGTCCCGATGTTCTTTGTGATCTCCGGATTCTGCATCACCGCAGCCGCCTGTAAGACGCTCGAAACCGGACGAACTCCCGGTGACTTCATGAAGCGTCGAGCTTGGCGCATCTATCCCCCGTTCTGGTGCTCGATCGCAGTAACGGTCGCTGTCCCATTCGTCATCGAGTTTCTCAGCAGCTTGAAGACCGGAACGTACACGGCTCCGTCTGCCAGCCATCTGAACTACGGCTTCCTGACGTACTCCGTCTGGGATTGGCTGAGGCTGACGACTCTCGTTCAAGTGTTTCAGTACGTTCCAGAGGCGACATCGCTGCAATACAAGTTCACGACGATCAACGCGGTCTACTGGACCTTGGCAATTGAAGTACAGTTCTATCTCGCGATGGCCGCCGCTGTTGCAACCGGACGATTCTATGCCGCGACGCTCTGGCTGATTACGGCAGCGGCCATTGCCAGCCAATGGGTTCCCGGCGCCGGCCTCAGCGGACTGTTTCTGCCGTACTGGCCAATGTTTGCCGTCGGAATCGCCGTCTACTGGATCATCGCTCGATTACAGTTCCCGAAACTCGGTCCGAACCCCGTCGTCCGCTCGATCGCAGCGATCCTCGCTACGGCTCTGGTGATCGCCCTGCTGACGCTGCTGACATTCGAAGTCTCGCTTTTGCCGATCGCTTTTGCCGCAGGATTTGGCGTCTTTCTGCTCGCTCTAAACGTCTTCGACGAACCCTATGCGGAACTCTTCGTCGGTTCGCGATTCCGGGCAATACGTATCGCAGCTTGGCTGACAGGGGCAGTGGGAGCCATGTCGTATTCACTCTATCTGCTGCACGGCAGGCTGAGATTCCTGGCGATGCAGCCGCTGCGGCAGTTTTTCCCGGAGAACAGCATCGCCTTTGACGTGAGCGTGATCGGCCTCACATCTTTGATGTGCTATGCCTTCTACCTGTGTTGCGAGCGCCCATTCATTCCCGGCGCCAAATCTCGGGCGACAGTTCGCGGCCCATTGCCGGCGACCGCTGTCAGCGCAACAATTCCTGTCCGAAATCCAGACTTTCCAATCTGA
- a CDS encoding circularly permuted type 2 ATP-grasp protein, with the protein MAELTFADYDTDGFFDEMFLPNGTPRQGAERLIERINDLPPGELRARQQSIESALLRMGITFTVYGDDAGTEKIFPFDVIPRIVQASDWRHIEAGLKQRITALNRFLDDIYHDQLIVQEGLIPREMLDKAKSFRPECVGLKPPGGIWCHITGTDLVRHSDGAIYVLEDNLRCPSGVSYVLQNRLVMKRSFPVAFAASEVRPVVNYPTQLFHTLSSVAPHGKPDPTVVVLTPGIYNSAYYEHSFLAQQMGVELVQGEDLVVENNRVYMFTTDGLAQVDVIYRRIDDDFLDPECFRKDSMLGVPGLMNAYREGNVALCNAPGTGVADDKVIYAYVPEMIRFYLRQEPILPNVPTYICQREEDRKYVLAHLDELVVKAANEAGGYGMLIGPHSTVEEQRDFARRIEADPRNYIAQPTLSLSRVPTVVGDHFEGRHVDLRPYVLYGGDSVWVLPGGLTRVALKKGSLVVNSSQGGGSKDTWVIDGRPTDASETDAAM; encoded by the coding sequence ATGGCAGAACTGACGTTTGCAGACTACGACACGGACGGTTTTTTCGACGAGATGTTCCTCCCCAACGGCACGCCCCGCCAGGGCGCCGAACGGCTGATCGAGCGGATCAACGACCTGCCACCCGGCGAATTGCGCGCCCGGCAGCAGTCGATCGAGAGCGCGCTGCTGCGGATGGGCATCACCTTCACCGTCTACGGCGACGATGCGGGAACGGAGAAGATTTTCCCGTTCGACGTCATTCCGCGGATCGTGCAGGCTTCCGACTGGCGACACATCGAAGCCGGACTGAAGCAGCGGATCACCGCGCTCAACCGGTTTCTCGACGACATCTATCACGACCAGTTGATCGTTCAAGAGGGGCTCATCCCGCGGGAAATGCTCGATAAGGCCAAGTCTTTTCGTCCCGAATGCGTCGGACTGAAGCCCCCCGGAGGCATCTGGTGCCACATCACCGGCACCGACCTCGTGCGGCACAGCGACGGAGCGATCTACGTTCTGGAGGACAATCTGCGCTGCCCGTCCGGCGTCTCCTACGTCCTCCAGAACCGGCTCGTGATGAAGCGCAGCTTCCCGGTCGCTTTCGCCGCGTCCGAAGTGCGCCCCGTCGTGAACTACCCGACCCAGCTCTTCCACACCCTCTCCAGCGTCGCGCCGCACGGCAAACCCGATCCGACCGTCGTCGTACTCACGCCGGGCATCTATAACTCGGCCTACTACGAACATTCCTTCCTCGCGCAGCAGATGGGAGTCGAACTCGTCCAGGGAGAAGACCTCGTCGTCGAAAACAATCGCGTCTACATGTTCACGACCGACGGACTCGCGCAGGTCGATGTCATCTACCGACGGATCGACGACGACTTCCTGGATCCGGAATGTTTCCGCAAGGACTCCATGCTGGGAGTCCCTGGCCTGATGAATGCCTACCGGGAAGGGAACGTCGCCCTCTGCAACGCCCCCGGCACCGGAGTCGCCGACGACAAGGTCATCTACGCCTACGTCCCGGAGATGATCCGCTTCTACTTGCGTCAGGAGCCGATTCTGCCGAACGTGCCGACCTATATCTGCCAGCGCGAAGAGGATCGCAAGTACGTGCTGGCGCATCTCGACGAACTGGTCGTCAAAGCGGCGAACGAAGCCGGCGGCTACGGCATGCTGATCGGGCCGCATTCGACCGTCGAAGAGCAGCGCGATTTCGCCCGCCGGATCGAAGCCGATCCCCGCAACTACATCGCCCAGCCGACGCTCTCCCTGTCGCGCGTGCCGACCGTCGTGGGCGATCACTTCGAAGGTCGACACGTCGACCTGCGACCCTACGTTCTCTACGGCGGCGACTCGGTCTGGGTCCTGCCCGGCGGCCTGACCCGCGTCGCCCTCAAGAAGGGATCGCTGGTCGTCAACTCCTCGCAGGGAGGCGGCAGCAAAGACACCTGGGTCATCGACGGCCGCCCCACCGACGCCAGCGAAACGGATGCAGCCATGTAG
- a CDS encoding RNA polymerase sigma factor, with translation MTDAGEFPTLTQLVEEHASLLYRYAYRLCGQAADADDLTQQTFLIAQERLEQLRSAENARGWLCTILRNLYLKSRRHVEPQSLELEPVDCREPGPPDGAIDPEELQAALQELPEAFRTPLILFYFEEFRYQEIAEQLDVPIGTVMSRLARGKSHLKQRLGRREEQPPARRLKSAGVS, from the coding sequence ATGACCGACGCAGGCGAATTCCCCACACTGACGCAGCTTGTCGAAGAGCATGCCTCGCTGCTCTATCGGTACGCGTATCGGTTGTGCGGCCAAGCGGCGGACGCGGATGACCTCACTCAGCAGACGTTTCTCATCGCTCAGGAGCGGCTGGAACAGTTGCGGTCCGCCGAGAACGCCCGCGGCTGGCTCTGTACGATTCTGAGAAATCTGTATTTGAAGAGCCGTCGGCACGTTGAACCGCAGTCCCTGGAACTCGAACCAGTGGACTGTCGTGAACCGGGTCCGCCGGACGGAGCCATCGATCCGGAAGAGCTGCAGGCGGCCTTGCAGGAACTGCCGGAGGCGTTTCGGACGCCCTTGATCTTGTTCTACTTCGAAGAATTCCGCTATCAGGAGATCGCCGAACAGCTCGACGTTCCGATCGGGACGGTCATGAGCCGGCTGGCCCGGGGCAAATCCCATCTGAAGCAGCGACTCGGACGGCGCGAAGAGCAACCCCCGGCCCGCCGGCTGAAGTCGGCGGGCGTGAGCTAA
- a CDS encoding sulfatase encodes MRAGFGLLLFFLVSFAGGGEARAADVARPNVLFIISDDLTATALSCYGNTVCRTPNIDRLAGRGTRFTRAYCQATFCGPSRASLMSGYYPHATGVFGYVSGREAIGDRATWAQHFKNSGYYTARVSKIFHMGVPGDIEKGSDGTDDPASWTERFNSPGPEWKAAGTGETLEGNPDGKKPVVGGNTFVTVAADGDDLVHSDGKTAAKACELIRLHKGEPFFLGVGFVRPHVPFVSPRSYHVPYPWERMTLPEKAPGDWDDIPKAGINYKTSVNMKMDVTRQQKSVAGYYAAVAYMDAQVGKVLDALHEAGLDDKTIVIFTSDHGYHLGEHDFWAKVSCHDESAAVPLIISVPGKRPAVCRSFVELLDLYPTISSLCGLDVPARIQGKDLTPLFDDPGRKVRDAAFTINGKDNAFLLREEKWAYIQYGEDAKKGIELFDMERDPQQFTNLADSPEHQPVVAEFKGKLAAKLAEVWRNDLGEKR; translated from the coding sequence ATGCGGGCTGGATTTGGTCTACTGCTGTTTTTTCTGGTGAGCTTCGCTGGCGGAGGCGAGGCCAGAGCTGCGGACGTTGCTCGGCCGAATGTGCTGTTCATCATTTCCGATGATCTCACGGCGACTGCGCTGTCGTGTTACGGAAATACTGTCTGCCGGACGCCAAACATCGATCGGCTGGCGGGACGCGGGACGCGTTTTACGCGGGCGTATTGTCAGGCGACGTTCTGCGGGCCCTCGCGGGCGTCGCTGATGTCGGGCTACTACCCGCATGCGACCGGCGTATTCGGGTATGTCAGCGGGCGGGAGGCGATTGGGGACCGGGCGACGTGGGCGCAGCATTTCAAGAATTCGGGTTACTACACGGCCCGCGTCAGCAAGATTTTTCATATGGGAGTGCCGGGGGATATCGAGAAGGGCTCGGATGGCACCGACGATCCGGCGTCGTGGACGGAGCGGTTCAACAGTCCGGGGCCGGAGTGGAAGGCGGCAGGGACCGGCGAGACGCTTGAAGGGAATCCCGACGGCAAGAAGCCGGTCGTGGGGGGGAACACGTTCGTGACAGTCGCCGCCGATGGCGATGACCTGGTGCATTCGGACGGCAAGACGGCCGCGAAGGCCTGTGAGCTGATCCGGCTGCACAAGGGGGAGCCGTTCTTTCTGGGGGTGGGTTTTGTCCGGCCGCACGTGCCGTTCGTATCGCCGCGGTCGTATCACGTGCCGTATCCGTGGGAACGGATGACGCTGCCGGAGAAGGCGCCGGGGGACTGGGACGACATTCCGAAGGCGGGGATCAACTACAAGACCAGCGTGAACATGAAAATGGACGTCACCCGGCAGCAGAAGTCGGTCGCCGGCTACTACGCGGCTGTGGCTTACATGGACGCCCAGGTCGGAAAGGTGCTCGACGCGCTGCACGAAGCGGGGCTTGATGACAAGACGATCGTGATCTTCACCAGCGACCACGGCTACCACCTGGGGGAGCACGATTTCTGGGCAAAGGTGAGCTGCCATGATGAGTCGGCTGCGGTGCCGCTGATTATCAGCGTGCCGGGGAAGCGGCCGGCGGTCTGCCGGAGTTTCGTCGAGCTGCTGGATCTTTATCCGACCATTTCCAGCCTGTGCGGACTGGACGTTCCCGCGCGGATTCAGGGTAAGGATCTTACGCCGTTGTTTGATGATCCCGGCCGCAAGGTGCGCGATGCGGCGTTCACGATCAACGGCAAGGACAACGCCTTTCTGCTGCGGGAGGAGAAGTGGGCGTACATTCAATACGGGGAGGATGCGAAGAAGGGGATCGAACTGTTCGACATGGAACGGGACCCGCAGCAGTTTACGAACCTGGCCGATTCGCCGGAGCATCAGCCGGTGGTGGCGGAGTTCAAGGGGAAGCTGGCGGCGAAACTGGCGGAGGTGTGGCGGAATGATCTGGGGGAGAAACGGTGA
- a CDS encoding Hsp70 family protein — protein MLPTHAVGIDLGTTYSCIAYLNEHGEPITIPNPDGELSTPSAVLVDGDRFLVGMEAIRNSIRHPDRVIQDSKRWMGDASKVWQIAGKRFTPVDVATIILRSLLENARQRIGEIDRAVITVPAQFSDIQRQATAEAGRRAGLKHVDIINEPVAAALCFVLGTEGIWFTELATSQLIMVADLGGGTFDLSLVRYQKNEVRVVASGGDLHLGGLDWNQALQKAIARQFQREFGPDPLADRESAQALSLEVEQVKRSLSVRPRAALTCQAGGHRKTYQVEQEQFERLTQHLVERMEQLTVGLLEENKLGWAHVDVVLTTGGASRMPMVRTLLKKLSGTTLNTSLSPDQSIAHGATYYAGMLLSNNAFARSILNPTAAARLQQFRQQSVNARALGILVRDLDDEQRVPHYMLPANTQLPASVTQMVGTVMPNQKRVHLHIVESGTAADQQFVELGTCVIDPLPPNLPEGTEIEVSIQYDEQARVHVSAKVVETGQEAHTEIVRTENVLVSALQDEAAMPTNAPQVPAPSSVGAKPQPKQFDLDSQEVPVPVREPAGQRDPRLKPRAIPEPQRPAGPAKSSSSRPAPPPLPMDDEIIDLEPVSEPPRARPKASAPPLQAVPKVKPQPLPPLPKKR, from the coding sequence ATGCTTCCCACGCATGCCGTCGGCATCGATCTGGGCACCACCTACTCCTGCATCGCGTATCTCAACGAGCACGGCGAACCGATCACCATCCCGAATCCCGACGGCGAACTGAGCACCCCCTCCGCCGTCCTGGTCGACGGCGACCGGTTCCTCGTGGGCATGGAAGCCATCCGGAACTCGATCCGCCACCCCGACCGCGTCATCCAGGATTCCAAACGCTGGATGGGAGACGCCTCCAAAGTCTGGCAGATCGCCGGCAAACGCTTCACACCCGTGGACGTCGCCACGATCATTCTCAGGTCGCTGCTGGAAAACGCCCGTCAGCGGATCGGTGAAATCGACCGAGCGGTCATCACCGTCCCCGCTCAGTTCAGCGACATCCAGCGGCAGGCCACCGCCGAAGCCGGCCGTCGGGCCGGTTTGAAGCACGTCGACATCATCAACGAACCGGTCGCCGCCGCCCTTTGCTTCGTGCTCGGGACCGAAGGCATCTGGTTTACCGAACTGGCCACGTCGCAGCTCATCATGGTCGCCGATCTCGGCGGCGGCACGTTCGACCTCTCGCTGGTGCGCTACCAGAAAAACGAAGTCCGCGTCGTCGCCAGCGGCGGCGATCTGCATCTGGGCGGCCTCGACTGGAACCAGGCCCTGCAGAAAGCCATCGCTCGCCAGTTCCAGCGGGAATTCGGTCCCGACCCGCTGGCCGATCGCGAAAGCGCCCAGGCCCTCTCCCTCGAAGTCGAACAGGTCAAACGGAGCCTGTCGGTCCGACCGCGCGCGGCCCTCACCTGCCAGGCGGGCGGCCATCGCAAAACCTACCAGGTCGAACAGGAGCAGTTCGAGCGACTGACCCAGCACCTCGTCGAGCGCATGGAGCAGCTCACGGTCGGACTGCTGGAAGAGAACAAACTCGGCTGGGCTCACGTCGACGTCGTGCTGACCACCGGCGGCGCCTCGCGGATGCCAATGGTGCGCACGCTGCTCAAAAAACTGAGCGGCACGACGCTGAACACGTCGCTCTCGCCCGACCAGTCGATCGCCCACGGGGCGACCTATTACGCCGGCATGCTGCTGTCGAACAACGCCTTCGCCCGATCGATCCTCAATCCCACCGCCGCCGCCCGCCTGCAGCAGTTCCGCCAGCAGAGCGTCAACGCGCGCGCACTCGGAATCCTCGTCCGGGATCTCGACGACGAACAGCGCGTCCCCCACTACATGCTGCCGGCCAACACCCAGTTGCCCGCGTCCGTCACCCAGATGGTCGGCACGGTGATGCCGAACCAGAAACGCGTCCACCTGCACATCGTGGAAAGCGGAACGGCCGCCGATCAGCAGTTCGTCGAGTTGGGAACCTGCGTCATCGACCCGCTCCCCCCGAACCTCCCCGAGGGGACCGAGATCGAAGTCTCCATTCAATACGATGAACAAGCGCGGGTTCACGTGTCGGCCAAGGTCGTCGAAACCGGGCAGGAAGCCCACACCGAGATCGTACGGACCGAAAACGTGCTGGTCAGCGCGCTTCAGGACGAAGCCGCCATGCCGACGAACGCCCCGCAAGTGCCAGCCCCCTCCAGCGTGGGGGCAAAACCGCAGCCGAAACAGTTCGACCTCGATTCCCAGGAAGTCCCCGTCCCTGTGCGGGAACCGGCCGGCCAACGCGATCCCCGCCTCAAACCCCGTGCGATCCCGGAGCCGCAAAGGCCCGCCGGACCAGCGAAAAGCTCCAGCTCGCGCCCCGCACCGCCCCCCTTGCCCATGGACGACGAAATCATCGACCTCGAACCGGTCAGCGAGCCCCCGCGAGCGAGGCCCAAAGCCTCGGCCCCGCCGCTGCAGGCCGTCCCCAAAGTCAAACCGCAACCGCTCCCCCCCCTGCCCAAGAAGAGGTGA